The Marivirga tractuosa DSM 4126 genome contains the following window.
AGAAAACCGTATTTTCTAAATCGTAATCGATTGCATCCAGTATTTTGGGAACTAGAAGTTTGCCTAACATTTTTCGCTCTGCATAAATTGCAGGGTCGGAGCCTCTAGAAAAGTAAATCCTTTCAAAGCTACACGATTTTCTTTCCAAAGGTTCAATAAATTGCTCCATTTTATAATCACCATTAGTGTTGATTACTAGAGCATGAGCGGGCTTTATTTCCTGAATATCAGCATAATTAACATTAAAAGCTGTTTTAATAGCAGTTTTCTCCGAAGCTACAACCACTACTTCGTCATCAGCATAATAATGAGCTGGTCTGATTCCAGATGGATCTCTTGCTACAAAAGCATGTCCTGCTCCAGTTATTCCAGCCATAGCATATCCACCATCAAAATCGCGACATGCCCTTTGTAAAACATCCAATAAATCTAGCTTCTCCTCAATTATCTGGGTGATCTCAGCATTCGTGTATTCATCCTTATGCGCTTCAAAAATCCTTTGGTTTTCTTCATCCAAGAAATGACCAATTTTTTCCATCACTGTAACAGTATCCACCTTTTCTTTAGGATGCTGTCCAAGCTCCGTTAGAATATCAAATAACTCTTCAACATTGGTCATATTGAAATTCCCTGCCACCATCAAACTTCTGTTCTTCCAGTTATTTTGACGTAACATTGGGTGACAATTTTCAATGGCATTTTGTCCGTGAGTACCATATCTCAAATGTCCCAACCAAACTTCTCCCGTAAAAGCACAATTTTCCTTCAACCATTTCTCTTGGTTAAACCATTTCCCACCTTCTTTTTTGGCTTTTTTATACTTTTTGGAGATTTTCTTAAAAATCTGTGTGATAGGTTGATTATCTACTGACCGATATCTGCTTATATAACGATGACCTGGATCCACATTAAGCTTCACATTTCCTACTCCAGCTCCGTCTTGTCCTCGATTATGCTGCTTTTCCATCAACAAATAGAGTTTGTTCATGGCATAAAGTGGTCCATATTTATCAATAAAATATTGAAGTGGCTTCCTTAAGCGGATAAGGGCTATTCCGCATTCGTGTTTGATAATATCGCTCATGATTCTTTACTTAAGACACAAAGTTAAGTTTATTATAATTGATGTTCAATGTTTTTCTTCTAATAAGACCACTCCTT
Protein-coding sequences here:
- a CDS encoding amidophosphoribosyltransferase, producing MSDIIKHECGIALIRLRKPLQYFIDKYGPLYAMNKLYLLMEKQHNRGQDGAGVGNVKLNVDPGHRYISRYRSVDNQPITQIFKKISKKYKKAKKEGGKWFNQEKWLKENCAFTGEVWLGHLRYGTHGQNAIENCHPMLRQNNWKNRSLMVAGNFNMTNVEELFDILTELGQHPKEKVDTVTVMEKIGHFLDEENQRIFEAHKDEYTNAEITQIIEEKLDLLDVLQRACRDFDGGYAMAGITGAGHAFVARDPSGIRPAHYYADDEVVVVASEKTAIKTAFNVNYADIQEIKPAHALVINTNGDYKMEQFIEPLERKSCSFERIYFSRGSDPAIYAERKMLGKLLVPKILDAIDYDLENTVFSYIPNTAETSFLGMMEGMEQHLAKRQLQELRSAREDDQALEKLLSFRPRVEKLVIKDAKLRTFITDDAHRDDLVAHVYDTTYEVIKKKVDTVVVIDDSIVRGTTLEKSILRMLDRLEPKKIIIVSSAPQIRFPDCYGIDMSKMKDFIAFRAVLALLEETKQENILEEAYQKCLNSDNTKNHVKDVFAPFTYEQISQKIAELVKIDTIEAEVEVIYQTVENLHKASPEHTGDWYFTGDFPTQGGNRVVNKAFVNFMEGKEVRAY